Proteins from a single region of Cytophagaceae bacterium:
- the atpG gene encoding ATP synthase F1 subunit gamma: MASLKEVRNRITSVNSTMQITKAMKMVAAAKLRKAQDRIIQMRPYAKKLNELIAQVSEGTEVGENSPFTQVREVNNVLVILVTSDRGLCGAFNSNVIKAAISHIQENFADKNVTILPLGKKGGEAFIRRGLNVNQKHIEIFHNLTFDAAKEVAEEVMTDFAGAKFDEVVLIFNEFKNVATQIIRTEKLLPLVNNVEKDSKTSNVDYIFEPTEEEILLELIPKSIKMQLFKSLLDSNASEHGARMTAMDKATENGGDLLKALKIEYNRSRQAAITKEILEIVGGAEALKGA; encoded by the coding sequence ATGGCTTCATTAAAAGAAGTAAGAAATAGAATCACATCTGTAAACTCTACCATGCAGATTACCAAAGCCATGAAAATGGTTGCGGCCGCAAAATTGAGAAAAGCACAGGATCGTATTATACAAATGCGACCTTATGCAAAAAAACTTAATGAGCTAATTGCACAGGTTTCTGAGGGTACTGAAGTTGGTGAAAACAGTCCATTTACTCAGGTAAGAGAAGTAAACAATGTTTTGGTGATTTTGGTAACTTCTGATCGGGGACTTTGCGGTGCATTTAATTCTAATGTAATAAAAGCAGCAATATCTCATATTCAGGAAAATTTTGCTGATAAAAATGTTACAATCTTGCCTTTAGGTAAAAAAGGAGGAGAGGCTTTTATTCGTCGTGGACTCAATGTCAATCAAAAACACATCGAGATTTTTCATAATTTGACTTTTGATGCAGCAAAAGAAGTTGCTGAGGAAGTTATGACTGATTTCGCAGGTGCAAAATTTGATGAAGTGGTTTTGATATTTAATGAATTCAAAAACGTTGCCACTCAGATTATTCGTACAGAGAAATTACTTCCTCTGGTTAATAATGTAGAGAAAGATTCCAAGACTTCAAATGTTGATTATATTTTTGAACCAACAGAAGAAGAGATTTTGCTCGAATTGATTCCAAAATCAATAAAAATGCAGTTGTTCAAATCTTTGCTTGATTCCAATGCTTCTGAACATGGTGCTCGAATGACTGCCATGGATAAAGCAACCGAAAATGGAGGAGATTTGCTAAAAGCTCTTAAAATCGAGTATAACCGGTCACGTCAGGCGGCTATTACCAAGGAAATCCTTGAGATTGTTGGTGGTGCAGAAGCCTTAAAAGGAGCTTAA
- a CDS encoding F0F1 ATP synthase subunit alpha — protein MASVRPDEVSAILREQLAGAKTEAELEEVGTVLQIGDGVARIYGLSKVQQGELIEFENGLKGLALNLEEDNVGAVLLGESSEIKEGAIAKRTGLIASVKVGEGIVGRVVNTLAEPIDGHGPILGETFEMPLERKAPGVIYRQPVTEPLQTGIKAIDAMIPIGRGQRELVIGDRQTGKTAVCIDTIINQKEFFDKGEPVYCIYVACGQKASTVKQVEQTLRRYGAMDYTVIVAAGASDPSPMQFFAPFTGAAIGEYFRDTGRPALVIYDDLSKQAVAYREVSLLLRRPPGREAYPGDVFYLHSRLLERAAKINQSDAIAQAMNDLPPSLAGKVKGGGSLTALPIIETQAGDVSAYIPTNVISITDGQIFLESNLFNAGIRPAINVGISVSRVGGNAQIKSMKKVAGTLKLDQAQFRELEAFAKFGSDLDAATKLVIERGRRNQEILKQGQYQPSTVGEQVSIIYGSINGIMDLVPVAKVKEYEHEFLTILKSTKPEILDNLSKGKLEKEDTDYIMKFGKELAQKYA, from the coding sequence ATGGCATCAGTAAGACCAGACGAGGTTTCGGCGATTTTGCGTGAGCAATTAGCCGGTGCAAAAACCGAAGCAGAACTAGAAGAAGTAGGTACCGTACTCCAGATTGGTGACGGGGTAGCACGTATTTACGGACTTTCTAAAGTACAACAAGGAGAACTTATAGAATTTGAAAACGGCCTGAAAGGCTTGGCTCTTAACCTTGAAGAAGACAATGTGGGTGCAGTATTGTTGGGTGAGTCTTCAGAAATAAAAGAAGGAGCTATTGCCAAAAGAACAGGACTGATAGCCTCGGTAAAAGTAGGTGAAGGTATTGTTGGCCGTGTAGTAAACACACTTGCTGAGCCAATCGACGGCCATGGCCCGATTTTAGGAGAAACTTTTGAGATGCCACTCGAAAGAAAAGCACCAGGTGTTATTTATCGTCAGCCAGTGACTGAGCCACTTCAAACAGGTATCAAAGCTATCGATGCGATGATTCCGATTGGCCGTGGTCAGCGTGAGTTGGTAATTGGTGACCGTCAGACAGGTAAAACAGCAGTTTGTATAGATACCATAATCAACCAAAAAGAATTCTTCGATAAAGGTGAGCCTGTATATTGTATTTATGTAGCCTGCGGTCAAAAAGCCTCCACAGTTAAGCAAGTTGAGCAAACACTCCGTCGTTACGGTGCTATGGACTATACCGTTATCGTAGCAGCCGGTGCTTCAGATCCTTCACCTATGCAGTTTTTTGCTCCATTTACAGGGGCTGCTATTGGCGAGTATTTCAGAGATACCGGTCGTCCGGCCTTAGTAATATATGATGACCTTTCAAAACAAGCAGTTGCTTATCGTGAAGTATCATTGTTGCTTCGTCGTCCACCGGGTCGTGAGGCTTACCCTGGTGACGTTTTCTATCTTCACTCTCGTTTGTTGGAGCGTGCCGCAAAAATCAATCAATCTGATGCAATTGCTCAGGCTATGAACGACCTTCCTCCTTCATTGGCTGGAAAAGTTAAAGGTGGTGGTTCATTAACAGCCCTTCCAATCATCGAAACTCAGGCTGGAGACGTGTCAGCTTATATTCCTACCAACGTAATCTCAATTACCGATGGTCAGATATTCCTTGAGTCCAATCTGTTTAATGCCGGTATTCGTCCAGCGATCAACGTAGGTATTTCGGTATCACGTGTGGGTGGTAACGCACAGATAAAATCAATGAAGAAAGTAGCCGGAACACTGAAACTTGATCAGGCTCAGTTCCGTGAATTGGAAGCCTTTGCTAAGTTTGGTTCTGATTTGGATGCAGCAACTAAGCTAGTTATTGAGCGTGGTCGTCGAAATCAGGAGATCTTGAAACAAGGTCAATATCAACCAAGTACAGTTGGTGAGCAGGTTTCTATCATCTATGGTTCAATCAATGGTATTATGGACTTGGTGCCTGTTGCCAAAGTGAAAGAATATGAGCACGAATTCCTGACTATCCTTAAATCAACCAAGCCTGAAATTTTGGATAATTTGTCAAAAGGTAAACTCGAGAAAGAGGATACTGATTATATTATGAAATTCGGTAAAGAATTGGCTCAGAAATACGCTTGA
- a CDS encoding 4-(cytidine 5'-diphospho)-2-C-methyl-D-erythritol kinase: MLTFPNAKINLGLNVIGKRPDGYHNIESVFYPVEWTDALEIIKADEFSFKSSGLEIPGETANNLIIKAYKILVGAGLVFENSVNIHLHKVIPMGAGIGGGSADGAFALKMLNEIFELNLSDLQLEDFASQLGSDCPFFIQNRPKFCFGRGTDFEEIDFSLKGYSLVLANPQIHISTAEAYSGVIPHIPEISIKEILKMPVSQWKELLVNDFEEKIQLNHPKISEVKQELYSVGALYASMTGSGSTVYGIFENLPEKFSPENCVIWTGKAKF, encoded by the coding sequence ATGCTCACTTTTCCAAATGCAAAAATAAATCTTGGACTAAATGTTATCGGGAAACGACCCGATGGTTACCATAACATTGAGTCGGTATTCTATCCTGTAGAATGGACCGATGCTCTGGAAATCATAAAAGCCGACGAGTTTTCTTTCAAATCCAGTGGTTTAGAAATTCCTGGAGAAACTGCTAATAATCTGATAATTAAAGCTTACAAAATCCTTGTTGGTGCAGGTTTAGTTTTCGAAAATTCTGTAAATATTCACCTTCACAAAGTCATCCCAATGGGTGCTGGCATCGGTGGAGGTTCGGCAGACGGAGCCTTTGCTTTGAAAATGCTAAATGAAATTTTTGAATTAAATCTTTCAGATTTACAGCTCGAAGACTTTGCTTCCCAACTTGGCAGCGATTGTCCGTTTTTTATTCAAAATCGTCCTAAATTCTGTTTTGGTAGAGGTACAGATTTCGAGGAAATAGACTTTTCCTTAAAAGGTTACAGTCTTGTTCTGGCCAATCCTCAGATCCATATTTCTACGGCTGAAGCCTACTCAGGTGTTATTCCTCATATTCCTGAGATTTCAATAAAAGAGATTTTAAAAATGCCTGTTTCGCAGTGGAAAGAATTGCTTGTGAATGATTTCGAAGAAAAAATACAATTAAATCACCCGAAAATTTCTGAAGTAAAACAGGAACTTTATTCTGTCGGAGCCCTTTATGCTTCGATGACCGGAAGTGGCTCCACAGTTTATGGTATTTTCGAGAATTTACCTGAGAAATTTAGTCCTGAAAACTGTGTGATTTGGACAGGAAAAGCAAAATTTTGA
- the rpsJ gene encoding 30S ribosomal protein S10 yields MSQKIRIKLKSFDHSLVDNSSEKIVKAVKSTGATVSGPIPLPTRVEKFTVLRSPHVSKKSREQFQLCTYKRLIDIFSASPKTVDALMKLELPAGVDVEIKV; encoded by the coding sequence ATGTCTCAAAAAATCAGAATCAAATTGAAGTCGTTTGACCATTCATTGGTTGACAACTCTTCAGAAAAAATCGTTAAAGCCGTTAAGTCAACAGGAGCAACCGTTAGCGGTCCAATTCCATTGCCTACACGTGTTGAGAAATTCACAGTATTGCGTTCACCGCACGTATCAAAAAAATCAAGAGAGCAGTTTCAGCTTTGTACTTACAAGAGATTGATCGATATTTTCTCTGCAAGTCCAAAAACTGTTGATGCCTTGATGAAACTTGAACTTCCTGCAGGTGTTGACGTAGAAATCAAAGTTTAA
- the upp gene encoding uracil phosphoribosyltransferase, with protein MLVLSESNSIVKNFIGELRDVEIQKDTMRFRKNLERIGEIFAYEISKTMTFSNQKITTVLGEKNTQVLTDFPIIATVLRAAMPLHIGLLNFFDKSDSAFIGAYRGVHDKSEHFNIEMDYISSPDLTGKTLIICDPMLATGKSLEKAYHGLLRFGIPAKTHIVSVIASDRGARFVKARMPECKLWIGDIDEELNDKSYIVPGLGDAGDLAFGVKI; from the coding sequence ATGCTTGTTTTATCAGAGAGCAATTCGATAGTAAAAAATTTTATTGGGGAACTCAGAGATGTGGAAATACAAAAAGACACCATGCGGTTCAGGAAAAATCTGGAGCGGATAGGTGAGATTTTTGCTTACGAGATATCGAAAACCATGACTTTTAGTAATCAAAAAATAACCACTGTGTTGGGAGAAAAAAATACACAGGTATTGACTGACTTCCCGATAATTGCCACTGTCCTACGTGCGGCCATGCCCCTTCATATTGGTTTACTGAATTTTTTCGACAAATCTGACAGTGCTTTTATAGGTGCGTATCGTGGAGTTCATGACAAATCTGAGCATTTTAATATTGAAATGGACTATATAAGCAGCCCTGATCTGACCGGCAAAACGCTGATAATTTGCGACCCAATGCTTGCCACCGGAAAATCACTTGAAAAAGCCTATCATGGCTTATTGAGGTTTGGAATACCCGCCAAAACGCACATCGTTTCGGTAATAGCCAGTGACCGTGGGGCAAGATTTGTCAAAGCCCGCATGCCTGAATGTAAACTTTGGATTGGAGATATAGACGAAGAGCTAAATGACAAGTCGTACATTGTGCCCGGGCTGGGTGATGCCGGCGACCTGGCATTTGGTGTGAAAATATAA
- a CDS encoding MFS transporter yields the protein MKSQKTDLQHLFSMPVIVAALGYFVDIYDLQLFGIVRIPSLESLGLSKAEIDSVGSSIINSQMIGLLIGGILWGTLGDKRGRLSVLFGSIITYSLANIFCGLIPQIDFVDKVEAYKWLRFLAGIGLAGELGAGITLVSEVLPKHLRAKGTSLVAGVGLLGAVVATFTVKLSGDWTIAYFIGGGMGFLLLLLRVGVIESGMYKNIKHTSSVTKGNFFAFFTDWDRFVKYLKCIGIGLPTWFCIGILIYLSNQFGEALGITEKVEPGLAIMWAYVGISAGDFLSGFLSHWLASRKKAIAFMMGMSLLGVLFFLFGGMKTANTLYATAVWLGFWTGYWAMFVTVGAEQFGTNLRATAATTVPNMVRGALAGMIVIFNFLKPSQGVVWSAAILGIVIYLLGFYSTLSIAETHNKDLDYLEH from the coding sequence ATGAAATCGCAAAAGACTGACCTTCAGCATCTTTTCAGTATGCCTGTAATTGTAGCTGCCCTTGGCTACTTTGTTGACATTTATGATTTACAACTTTTTGGTATTGTAAGGATTCCTAGTCTTGAAAGTCTGGGTTTGTCAAAAGCAGAAATAGACTCGGTAGGCTCCTCAATTATAAATTCTCAAATGATTGGTCTTTTAATTGGTGGAATCCTTTGGGGAACGCTGGGCGATAAAAGAGGAAGACTTTCTGTGCTTTTTGGTTCAATTATTACTTATTCACTTGCCAATATTTTTTGTGGTTTGATACCTCAGATTGATTTTGTTGACAAAGTTGAGGCTTACAAATGGCTCCGTTTTTTAGCCGGAATAGGTCTCGCCGGCGAATTAGGTGCCGGTATCACTCTTGTCTCAGAGGTTTTGCCTAAACATTTAAGAGCAAAAGGTACTTCTCTGGTTGCAGGAGTAGGCCTTTTGGGTGCTGTTGTGGCTACTTTTACCGTAAAACTTTCGGGCGACTGGACCATTGCATACTTTATTGGTGGAGGAATGGGCTTTTTATTGTTATTACTAAGAGTGGGTGTGATAGAATCAGGAATGTATAAAAATATCAAACATACATCCAGTGTCACTAAAGGCAACTTCTTCGCTTTTTTTACCGATTGGGACCGGTTTGTGAAATATCTCAAATGTATCGGTATTGGCCTACCAACCTGGTTTTGTATTGGAATTTTGATATATCTGAGCAATCAATTTGGAGAAGCCCTCGGAATCACAGAAAAAGTTGAACCCGGACTTGCAATTATGTGGGCTTATGTGGGAATTTCTGCAGGGGATTTCTTAAGCGGTTTTTTAAGTCATTGGCTGGCTTCCCGAAAAAAAGCTATCGCATTTATGATGGGCATGTCGTTACTGGGAGTTTTGTTTTTCTTATTTGGTGGAATGAAAACAGCCAATACGCTTTATGCTACCGCAGTTTGGTTAGGTTTCTGGACAGGTTACTGGGCGATGTTTGTGACAGTAGGTGCCGAGCAGTTTGGAACCAATCTGAGAGCTACAGCTGCTACTACCGTACCCAATATGGTTAGAGGAGCATTGGCCGGTATGATTGTAATTTTCAATTTTTTAAAACCGAGCCAGGGTGTCGTATGGTCCGCAGCAATATTGGGAATTGTGATTTACCTCCTTGGCTTTTATTCAACGCTTTCTATAGCAGAAACCCACAATAAAGATCTGGACTATCTGGAACATTAA
- a CDS encoding sterol desaturase family protein, producing METYARILLIAMPAFLFLVLFEKWYGYRKRKDPFRALDTISSLSSGYTNVLKDVLGLSITIISYDWFMTHFAFFKIENTIATYIIAFIALDFMGYWVHRLSHEVNLFWNKHAIHHSSEEYNLACALRQSISSFVNIWTFFLIPAAIFGVPPIVIATVAPLHLFAQFWYHTVYIGKMGFLEKIIVTPSHHRVHHSINPEYMDKNHSQIFIIWDKLFGTFQEELPDIPPVYGITRPVSTWNPVKINFMHLWILIKDAWRAPNIRDKFRIWFMPTGWRPEGFDEKYPIKKISDPYHFKKYDIQLSQQSLVWVWVQFLATLGFLVLLFLNISKLDLVGMLTFGVLIFLHVYSYTEFMDKNPNAIFFEIIKNLYLITGLLVFSFWSPIISENLKIILILYGITATILTWYFAKKSPQLSLSRAS from the coding sequence ATGGAAACTTACGCCCGAATTTTGCTCATAGCCATGCCGGCTTTTTTGTTTTTGGTTTTATTCGAAAAATGGTACGGCTATCGTAAACGCAAAGATCCATTTCGGGCTTTGGATACCATTTCGAGCTTAAGTTCGGGCTACACCAATGTGCTAAAGGATGTTTTGGGGCTCAGTATCACAATTATTTCATATGATTGGTTTATGACCCATTTTGCCTTTTTCAAGATTGAAAATACCATCGCTACCTATATTATCGCTTTTATTGCCCTTGATTTTATGGGCTATTGGGTGCACAGGCTTTCACACGAAGTAAACCTTTTTTGGAACAAACACGCCATTCATCATAGTTCTGAAGAGTACAATCTGGCTTGTGCTTTGCGTCAAAGTATTTCGAGCTTTGTCAATATCTGGACTTTCTTCCTTATTCCGGCAGCCATTTTTGGAGTGCCACCCATTGTGATTGCCACAGTGGCTCCGCTTCATCTTTTTGCCCAGTTTTGGTATCATACAGTTTATATTGGGAAAATGGGTTTTCTCGAGAAAATCATTGTGACTCCATCGCATCACAGAGTTCATCATTCTATCAACCCTGAGTACATGGACAAAAACCACAGTCAGATATTCATCATTTGGGATAAACTTTTTGGTACGTTTCAGGAAGAACTACCCGATATACCACCGGTTTATGGCATCACCCGCCCCGTAAGTACCTGGAATCCGGTAAAAATTAATTTCATGCATCTCTGGATTTTGATAAAAGATGCATGGCGTGCTCCAAATATCCGGGATAAGTTCAGAATTTGGTTTATGCCCACGGGCTGGCGTCCGGAGGGTTTTGATGAAAAATATCCAATCAAAAAAATAAGCGACCCATACCATTTTAAGAAATATGACATTCAGCTGAGTCAGCAAAGCCTGGTGTGGGTTTGGGTGCAGTTTTTGGCCACTTTGGGCTTTTTGGTTTTATTGTTTTTAAATATTTCAAAACTTGATTTGGTAGGAATGCTCACATTCGGGGTGTTAATTTTTCTGCATGTTTACAGTTATACCGAATTTATGGATAAAAACCCCAATGCCATTTTTTTCGAAATCATTAAAAACCTTTATCTAATCACGGGGCTTTTGGTATTTTCATTTTGGTCTCCAATTATATCAGAAAATTTGAAAATCATTTTGATACTATATGGAATTACAGCCACAATTTTGACCTGGTATTTTGCAAAAAAAAGTCCGCAACTCTCATTGTCACGGGCTTCATAA
- a CDS encoding GNAT family N-acetyltransferase: MHSLRTNSSNTDFQSLVKALDEYLTITDGDEHAFYDQFNKITHIQHVVVVYNGEQPNACGAIKKYEDGVWELKRMYVVPEQRGSGAAVFLITELEQWAKELGVERLILETGKRQEAAVAFYHKVGYKVIENFGQYMGVENSICFEKHL; encoded by the coding sequence ATGCACTCACTCCGTACCAATTCCTCCAATACCGACTTCCAGTCATTAGTAAAAGCTCTGGACGAATATCTGACCATTACGGATGGGGATGAGCATGCGTTTTATGACCAATTCAATAAGATTACTCATATTCAGCATGTTGTGGTAGTTTATAATGGTGAACAGCCCAATGCATGTGGAGCCATCAAAAAGTATGAGGACGGCGTGTGGGAGCTCAAGCGTATGTATGTTGTACCTGAACAGAGAGGCAGTGGTGCAGCAGTTTTTTTGATAACTGAACTTGAACAATGGGCCAAAGAATTGGGAGTAGAACGCCTAATTCTCGAAACCGGGAAACGGCAAGAAGCAGCTGTGGCTTTTTATCATAAAGTGGGCTACAAAGTCATCGAGAATTTTGGACAGTACATGGGTGTTGAAAATAGTATTTGTTTTGAAAAGCATTTGTAA
- a CDS encoding transketolase produces the protein MSDLLNGYYTINDIILSKKEILEDYKLACESRSASLLGRKDVFMGRAKFGIFGDGKELAQIALSKVFRKGDFRSGYYRDQTLVAATEGLTWQQFFAQLYAHADPKHDIFSGGRSMNSHYGNHWVDENGNWLNQTEMYNGVVDVSSTAGQMPRSVGLAFASKLYRHNPALKNQKNFSNHGNEVCFATIGDASTSQGMFFETINAAGVLQIPLVVSVWDDGYGISVPIEYQTTKASISEALKGFERGEKEGIEIIKVKGWDYPALLEAYQKAARIARDEHVPVLVHVYEVTQPQGHSASGSHERYKSKERLDWEHAFDCNLKLKQWILENGISDEADLAIIEAEADEIAKNARKKAWDAARDAINKENKQVISLLKEISESQKENVELSGLIKSIDSNNNLLKKDGVKALKKALRIVNVEKFRKEIAKLLNSLETKNADRYNTHLYSEYPTSPLKVTPVKPLYSPKSPMVDGREVINNYFDMLFASNPLVFALGEDVGKIGDVNQGFAGLQEKYGKLRINDTGIRETTIIGQGIGAAMRGLRPIVEVQYFDYIYYTLATLTDDLASLRYRTVGRQCAPLIVRTRGHRLEGIWHSGSPMAVMIHALRGMHVVTPRNFVKAAGFYNTLLKGDDPALIIESLNGYRIKEQLPDNLSEICEPLGVPEILREGTDVTIVTYGSMCRIVMEAADDLQKVGIDAEVIDVQTLLPFDIDKIILKSVKKTNRVIFADEDMPGGGTAYMMQQVLDQHDAYHYLDSKPLAISAQAHRPAYGSDGDYFSKPNTETIFEATYKLLHEAKPDKFPELY, from the coding sequence ATGAGTGACCTTTTGAATGGTTATTATACAATAAATGACATAATCCTTTCGAAAAAAGAAATACTCGAGGACTATAAGCTTGCATGTGAAAGTCGGTCTGCAAGTTTGCTTGGAAGGAAGGACGTTTTTATGGGCAGAGCAAAGTTTGGAATTTTTGGTGATGGTAAAGAACTTGCACAAATTGCCCTCTCCAAAGTTTTCAGAAAAGGTGATTTCCGTTCCGGGTATTATCGGGATCAGACTTTAGTAGCGGCCACTGAGGGTCTTACATGGCAGCAATTTTTTGCACAGCTGTATGCTCACGCTGATCCAAAACATGATATTTTTTCAGGAGGTCGCTCTATGAATTCACATTATGGCAATCATTGGGTAGATGAAAATGGGAATTGGCTCAATCAGACCGAAATGTATAATGGGGTAGTGGATGTATCATCTACTGCAGGACAGATGCCTCGAAGCGTAGGTTTAGCATTTGCTTCAAAACTTTATCGGCATAATCCCGCACTTAAAAACCAAAAAAACTTCTCAAACCATGGCAATGAGGTGTGTTTCGCAACTATTGGCGATGCATCGACTTCTCAGGGCATGTTTTTTGAAACTATTAATGCTGCCGGAGTTTTGCAAATTCCTTTGGTTGTATCGGTTTGGGACGATGGCTATGGGATTTCGGTACCTATTGAATATCAAACTACAAAGGCAAGTATTTCGGAAGCCTTGAAAGGTTTTGAAAGAGGAGAAAAAGAGGGAATTGAAATCATAAAAGTTAAAGGTTGGGACTACCCGGCTCTGCTTGAAGCTTATCAGAAAGCTGCCAGGATAGCCAGAGATGAACATGTGCCTGTGTTGGTTCATGTATATGAAGTAACTCAACCTCAGGGCCACTCTGCATCAGGCTCACATGAAAGATATAAGTCAAAGGAAAGACTCGACTGGGAACATGCTTTTGATTGTAACCTAAAACTAAAACAGTGGATTCTTGAAAACGGAATCAGCGATGAGGCCGACCTTGCTATAATTGAAGCCGAAGCAGATGAAATAGCAAAAAATGCGAGAAAAAAAGCCTGGGATGCTGCCAGAGATGCAATAAATAAAGAAAATAAACAGGTTATTAGTCTTTTGAAAGAGATTTCAGAAAGTCAAAAAGAAAATGTTGAACTTTCTGGTTTAATAAAATCAATTGACAGCAATAATAATCTCTTAAAAAAAGACGGAGTCAAAGCACTGAAAAAGGCTCTTAGGATAGTTAATGTTGAAAAATTTAGAAAAGAAATCGCCAAACTTCTAAATTCTCTAGAGACAAAAAATGCTGATAGATACAATACCCACCTCTATAGTGAGTATCCAACATCGCCTTTAAAAGTTACCCCCGTAAAGCCTTTATATTCACCTAAAAGCCCAATGGTTGATGGTCGCGAAGTCATCAATAATTATTTTGATATGCTTTTTGCCAGTAATCCACTGGTGTTTGCTTTAGGTGAGGATGTAGGGAAAATAGGTGATGTAAACCAGGGTTTTGCCGGGTTACAGGAAAAATACGGAAAACTAAGGATCAATGATACAGGAATAAGAGAGACAACCATCATCGGTCAAGGTATTGGTGCCGCCATGAGAGGTTTACGTCCGATTGTTGAAGTTCAGTATTTTGATTACATCTATTATACTTTGGCTACATTGACCGACGACCTGGCGTCACTTCGTTATCGCACCGTTGGCAGACAATGTGCCCCACTTATCGTTAGGACCCGTGGTCATAGACTGGAAGGTATCTGGCATTCAGGTTCCCCAATGGCCGTAATGATTCATGCTTTACGTGGAATGCATGTGGTTACTCCCCGAAACTTTGTCAAAGCAGCCGGTTTTTACAATACTTTACTTAAAGGCGACGACCCTGCATTAATTATAGAAAGCCTTAACGGATATCGTATTAAAGAACAATTACCTGACAATCTCTCCGAAATCTGTGAACCTCTTGGTGTGCCTGAAATTCTTCGTGAAGGTACCGATGTCACCATAGTCACTTATGGTTCCATGTGCAGGATAGTGATGGAAGCCGCCGATGATTTGCAAAAAGTAGGTATTGATGCCGAAGTAATCGATGTTCAGACCTTATTGCCATTTGACATAGATAAGATTATTTTAAAATCTGTCAAAAAGACCAATCGGGTAATATTTGCTGACGAAGATATGCCGGGTGGAGGTACTGCTTACATGATGCAGCAGGTTCTTGACCAACATGATGCCTATCACTATCTTGATTCCAAACCTTTGGCGATCAGTGCCCAGGCTCACAGACCTGCTTATGGCTCTGATGGTGATTATTTCTCTAAACCAAATACTGAGACCATTTTTGAGGCCACCTATAAACTCTTGCATGAAGCTAAGCCAGACAAGTTTCCGGAGTTGTATTGA
- a CDS encoding DUF1573 domain-containing protein, producing the protein MKKLFFTLVSVLLFAAATQAQGVLKFNKETHDFGKIAEGPLATYSFEVTNTGTAPVIITNAQASCGCTTPEWSKEPIMPGAKSVIKVGYNTSGRPNAFTKTITVVSNAENGTIILTIKGNVIPKSAAGSK; encoded by the coding sequence ATGAAAAAATTATTTTTTACGCTTGTAAGTGTGCTTTTGTTTGCGGCGGCTACTCAAGCTCAGGGAGTTTTAAAGTTTAATAAAGAAACTCATGATTTTGGAAAAATCGCTGAAGGTCCTTTGGCAACGTATTCTTTTGAGGTAACCAATACAGGTACTGCTCCGGTAATTATCACTAATGCTCAAGCTTCATGTGGTTGTACTACTCCGGAATGGTCAAAAGAACCAATTATGCCAGGAGCAAAAAGTGTAATTAAAGTAGGATATAATACATCAGGTCGCCCTAATGCATTTACAAAAACTATCACAGTTGTAAGTAATGCAGAAAATGGCACAATCATTTTGACTATCAAAGGGAATGTGATACCAAAAAGTGCTGCCGGCAGCAAATAA